A DNA window from Elephas maximus indicus isolate mEleMax1 chromosome 17, mEleMax1 primary haplotype, whole genome shotgun sequence contains the following coding sequences:
- the PELI1 gene encoding E3 ubiquitin-protein ligase pellino homolog 1, translated as MFSPDQENHPSKAPVKYGELIVLGYNGSLPNGDRGRRKSRFALFKRPKANGVKPSTVHIACTPQAAKAISNKDQHSISYTLSRAQTVVVEYTHDSNTDMFQIGRSTESPIDFVVTDTVPGSQSNSDTQSVQSTISRFACRIICERNPPFTARIYAAGFDSSKNIFLGEKAAKWKTSDGQMDGLTTNGVLVMHPRSGFTEDSKPGIWREISVCGNVFSLRETRSAQQRGKMVDIETNQLEDGSLIDLCGATLLWRTAEGLSHTPTVKHLEALRQEINAARPQCPVGFNTLAFPSMKRKDVVDEKQPWVYLNCGHVHGYHNWGNKEERDGKDRECPMCRSVGPYVPLWLGCEAGFYVDAGPPTHAFSPCGHVCSEKTTAYWSQIPLPHGTHTFHAACPFCAHQLAGEQGYIRLIFQGPLD; from the exons ATGTTTTCTCCTGATCAAGAAAATCATCCATCCAAAGCGCCAGTAAAATATGGTGAACTCATTGTCTTAGG GTATAATGGGTCTCTCCCAAATGGCgacagaggaaggaggaaaagtaGGTTTGCTTTGTTTAAAAGACCTAAGGCAAATGGGGTGAAGCCCAGCACGGTGCACATTGCTTGTACTCCTCAGGCTGcaaag GCAATAAGCAATAAGGACCAGCATAGCATATCCTATACCTTGTCTCGGGCCCAGACAGTAGTGGTTGAATATACTCATGACAGCAACACTGATATGTTTCAG ATTGGTCGGTCAACTGAAAGCCCCATCGATTTTGTAGTAACTGACACAGTTCCTGGAAGTCAAAGTAATTCTGATACACAATCAGTGCAAAGCACCATATCAAGATTTGCCTGTAGAATCATATGTGAACGGAACCCCCCTTTTACAGCCCGGATTTATGCTGCAGGATTTGACTCATCAAAAAACATCTTCCTTGGG GAGAAGGCAGCCAAATGGAAGACATCAGATGGTCAGATGGATGGCTTGACCACCAACGGTGTTCTTGTTATGCATCCACGCAGTGGCTTCACAGAAGACTCCAAGCCAGGAATATGGAGAGAAATATCAGTGTGTGGGAATGTGTTCAGCCTGCGTGAAACCAGATCAGCCCAGCAGAGAGGGAAAATG gtGGATATTGAAACCAATCAGTTAGAAGATGGCTCATTAATTGACCTCTGTGGCGCGACGTTGCTGTGGCGTACTGCAGAAGGCCTTTCCCACACTCCCACCGTGAAGCATTTAGAAGCTTTAAGACAGGAGATCAATGCAGCCCGACCTCAGTGCCCTGTGGGGTTCAACACACTAGCATTTCCTAGTATGAAGAGGAAAGATGTCGTAGATGAAAAACAACCCTGGGTATATCTAAACTGTGGCCATGTACATGGCTATCATAACtggggaaacaaagaagaacgtgATGGAAAAGATCGTGAATGTCCTATGTGTAGGTCCGTTGGTCCTTATGTCCCTCTGTGGCTTGGATGTGAAGCTGGATTTTATGTGGACGCTGGCCCTCCAACCCATGCATTTAGCCCATGTGGGCATGTGTGTTCAGAAAAGACAACTGCCTATTGGTCCCAGATCCCGCTTCCTCATGGTACTCATACTTTTCATGCAGCCTGTCCCTTCTGTGCACATCAGCTGGCTGGTGAACAAGGCTACATCAGACTTATTTTCCAAGGACCTCTAGACTAA